One Capsicum annuum cultivar UCD-10X-F1 chromosome 2, UCD10Xv1.1, whole genome shotgun sequence genomic window carries:
- the LOC107858870 gene encoding uncharacterized protein LOC107858870, with protein MMTLASSSFCNSPCSLIHFSTTTINPCLHNFTTLSSSSSSSRKGNSLASRRLRIVAATEGSAEKSKEKEEDPSVPTWAKPGTDEPPPWARNESQKDSSSVQVPFIVYLLASAVTAIAAIGSIFEYSNQKPVFGVLGSDSVFYAPLLGFFVFTGIPTSAFLWFKAVQVANKEAEEQDRRDGYM; from the exons ATGATGACATTAGCTTCTTCATCTTTCTGCAATTCCCCTTGTTCACTAATTCATTTCTCAACAACAACAATCAATCCATGTCTACACAATTTCACTacactctcttcttcttcttcttcttcaagaaaggGAAATTCACTTGCAAGTCGTAGACTTAGAATTGTAGCTGCTACTGAAGGCTCTGCTGAGAAATctaaggaaaaagaagaagaccCATCGGTTCCAACATGGGCTAAACCTGGTACAGATGAACCTCCACCATGGGCTAGAAATGAATCCCAGAAAGATTCTTCAAGTGTTCAAGTTCCCTTCATTGTTTATTTGCTTGCTTCTGCTGTTACAGCAATTGCGGCG ATTGGTTCTATTTTTGAGTACTCAAATCAGAAGCCTGTGTTTGGAGTTTTGGGCTCAGATAGTGTTTTTTATGCTCCATTGCTTGGATTCTTTGTTTTCACTGGCATTCCCACTTCT GCATTCCTTTGGTTCAAAGCAGTACAAGTTGCTAACAAGGAGGCAGAGGAACAAGATCGCAGGGATGGATATATGTAA